The Primulina eburnea isolate SZY01 chromosome 8, ASM2296580v1, whole genome shotgun sequence genome contains a region encoding:
- the LOC140839484 gene encoding uncharacterized protein, which yields MNMTSLEANGISVVTEPPPVYVAMVDPFLVEALQNPRHRLTILRMELDVQKFFQNSDLQMFVFPHFPTSYLRLAAHRVAQHYGLQTMIQDNVVDGQGSGILVIKKADSKFPAICLSDVPAKEAENDKSDQIKIVIRPRASRGSSGDANEQGTKRSSVRTVEERKEEYDRARARIFHSSSGSESEDALTQVASDVRNLTLDENEVSRNLDVDVDKSIWSRDTGSSLRVAIFRDREKDRTDPDYDRSYGRYVKSTPNTQNFSLAPCNLQKFQPPFVQYDSVFPQLHQMPAPQASLNYSSPVMSPYCAAGVNQTPRDALYMQWQQTQSMMYAHSYNQMRRTLFQAPFCQQPLSFDYSQNH from the exons ATGAATATGACTTCTCTAGAAGCTAACGGGATTTCTGTCGTTACGGAGCCACCGCCGGTCTATGTTGCCATGGTTGACCCGTTTCTCGTTGAAGCTCTTCAGAATCCTCGTCATCGTCTGACTA TTCTACGGATGGAACTCGATGTGCAGAAGTTCTTTCAGAATTCTGATCTACAGATGTTTGTCTTTCCGCACTTCCCTACTTCATACCTTCGTCTTGCAGCTCATCGTGTTGCTCAACATTATGGCTTGCAGACCATGATTCAGGATAATGTTGTAGATGGCCAGGGAAGTGGAATTTTGGTTATAAAGAAGGCAGACAGCAAGTTCCCTGCCATCTGTTTATCAGATGTTCCAGCGAAAGAGGCAGAAAATGACAAATCTGATCAAATCAAAATTGTTATAAGGCCTAGAGCTTCTAGAGGTTCCTCAGGTGACGCCAATGAACAGGGGACTAAACGTAGTTCAGTAAGAACTGTGGAAGAAAGGAAGGAGGAGTATGACAGAGCACGGGCTCGTATTTTCCATAGTTCTAGTGGTTCTGAGTCGGAAGATGCGTTAACTCAAGTTGCTTCTGATGTGAGGAATTTGACTCTAGATGAGAATGAGGTTTCAAGGAACCTGGATGTGGATGTTGACAAGAGCATCTGGAGCAGGGATACCGGTAGTTCCTTAAGAGTAGCCATTTTTAGGGACAGGGAAAAAGATCGCACTGACCCTGATTACGATCGCAGTTATGGAAG ATATGTTAAAAGCACTCCCAACACTCAAAATTTCAGCTTAGCACCTTGTAATTTGCAGAAATTCCAACCTCCATTCGTCCAGTATGATTCTGTTTTCCCCCAGTTGCATCAAATGCCAGCACCTCAGGCTTCTCTTAACTACAGCAGCCCAGTGATGAGTCCTTACTGTGCCGCAGGAGTGAATCAGACTCCTAGGGATGCTTTATATATGCAATGGCAGCAAACCCAATCCATGATGTATGCACATTCGTATAACCAAATGAGACGCACTCTTTTTCAG GCTCCCTTCTGTCAGCAGCCACTGAGTTTTGATTACTCCCAGAATCATTGA